A single region of the Anaerostipes rhamnosivorans genome encodes:
- a CDS encoding DUF5685 family protein: protein MFGYLTVNRPEMKIKDFERYRAYYCGLCRRLYKNYGKRGQLTLSYDMTFLTILLNGLYEPKLCSGKHFCGLHPTKRQKVLCNQLSDYAADMGMLLTYYNLLDDWQDERKLKSLLLADSIKKACSEISGRYPRQSRAVRNYIKKLSMCEQEEVNQLDRVAGLTGEMLGEIFVCREDEWSEDLRKMGFFLGKFIYLMDAYEDLAEDQEHGRYNPWSFYEEDAGFEQKAETILTMMMTECAAVLERLPILKDIEILRNIIYSGVWTKFEIAKNKRKGNEEDRDG, encoded by the coding sequence ATGTTTGGGTATTTGACCGTCAATAGACCGGAGATGAAGATTAAGGATTTTGAGCGGTACCGCGCCTATTACTGCGGCTTGTGCCGGCGCCTTTATAAGAATTACGGGAAAAGGGGTCAGCTGACGCTGAGTTATGATATGACATTTTTAACGATCCTGCTGAATGGGCTCTATGAACCGAAGCTTTGTTCCGGTAAGCATTTCTGTGGACTGCACCCCACCAAAAGGCAGAAGGTGCTGTGCAATCAGCTGAGTGACTACGCAGCGGATATGGGGATGCTTCTTACTTATTATAATCTGCTGGATGACTGGCAGGATGAAAGAAAACTAAAAAGCCTTTTATTGGCAGACAGTATTAAGAAAGCCTGTTCAGAGATCAGCGGCAGATATCCGAGACAGAGCAGGGCGGTCCGGAACTATATTAAGAAGCTTTCCATGTGCGAACAAGAGGAGGTGAACCAGCTGGACCGGGTGGCGGGACTCACGGGAGAGATGCTGGGGGAGATCTTTGTGTGCAGGGAAGATGAGTGGTCTGAGGATCTGAGAAAAATGGGATTTTTCTTAGGGAAGTTTATTTATCTCATGGACGCCTATGAGGACCTGGCGGAAGACCAGGAGCACGGACGATATAATCCTTGGAGTTTTTATGAGGAGGATGCGGGATTTGAACAGAAGGCAGAGACAATCCTGACGATGATGATGACAGAGTGTGCCGCAGTGCTGGAGCGTCTTCCGATCCTCAAGGATATTGAAATTCTCAGGAATATCATTTATTCTGGTGTATGGACCAAGTTTGAGATCGCAAAGAACAAAAGAAAAGGCAATGAGGAAGATAGAGATGGATGA
- a CDS encoding J domain-containing protein: MDEAYRILGVSQDATDEEIKKAYRRLSKKYHPDANLNQPEYAERKFKEVQEAYKKVMDFRKYGSAGGNPYGNPYQGGQSSYGGYQNAGTGSAEMAAALNYLRAGHYQEALQVLSRISQRSAQWYYFSAVANLGIGNNVTALEHAQTAVQMEPSNMEYQMFLKQMQQGGNWYQNMGSGYGRSSMGGSCCMQLCMLNLLINCCCRPY, translated from the coding sequence ATGGATGAAGCATATAGAATCCTCGGCGTATCACAGGATGCGACCGATGAGGAGATTAAAAAAGCATACCGGAGACTGAGCAAAAAGTATCACCCGGATGCCAACTTAAACCAGCCGGAATATGCGGAGCGGAAGTTTAAAGAAGTCCAGGAGGCGTACAAGAAGGTCATGGACTTTAGAAAATACGGTTCAGCGGGAGGCAATCCATACGGAAATCCGTATCAGGGAGGACAGTCTTCCTACGGAGGGTACCAAAACGCCGGAACCGGTTCAGCGGAGATGGCGGCGGCGCTTAATTATCTGCGGGCGGGCCATTATCAGGAGGCTTTACAGGTGCTCAGCCGCATTTCCCAGAGGAGTGCTCAGTGGTATTATTTCAGTGCTGTAGCCAATTTAGGCATTGGCAACAACGTGACAGCTTTGGAACATGCCCAGACAGCAGTACAGATGGAACCCTCCAATATGGAATACCAGATGTTCTTAAAACAGATGCAGCAAGGTGGAAATTGGTATCAAAATATGGGTTCCGGCTACGGAAGGAGCAGTATGGGAGGCAGCTGCTGTATGCAGCTTTGTATGCTGAATCTTTTGATCAACTGCTGCTGCAGACCTTATTAA